GCGCCGTCGGAGCCGTCGCCACCACGCCAATGCGCCGGCCCAGTTCCAGCGCCCGATCTGCCATGGCCTGGTCAATCTTCACCACGGGCACGCGCACTACCTGCTGTGCCACATCCACACACGGGGAAATGGAATTGCAGGTCACCAGGATGACATCCGCGCCGGCGCTCTCCGCCCACACAGCATGCTCGCATAGGCGGCGGTTGAGCGCCGGCGTGGGTCCCCCCTCCGCCAGCACCACCTTCAGCATTCCCTCGTCCACAATGTGGAAACGGCGCACATCTGGAAGAAGCTCCTGGGCCAGCCCATCGAACAGGGAGACCACCCCCGTCAGCGTATGCACCATGGCAAGCGTTCTTTCGGCCATCTCAGGGCGCTCCTCTC
This genomic interval from Anaerolineae bacterium contains the following:
- a CDS encoding aspartate/glutamate racemase family protein; the protein is MAERTLAMVHTLTGVVSLFDGLAQELLPDVRRFHIVDEGMLKVVLAEGGPTPALNRRLCEHAVWAESAGADVILVTCNSISPCVDVAQQVVRVPVVKIDQAMADRALELGRRIGVVATAPTALKPVSDLVRSRARAKGIGEVQVEPMLCEGAYAALFTGDLETHDRLVQECLELLMARNEVVLLAQASMARALEGMPAERRRVPVLTSPRLGMEYVRQVLESLG